The following nucleotide sequence is from Pagrus major chromosome 16, Pma_NU_1.0.
TGTCCTCTTAGTAAACATCTTACAACTGTTTCTTACTACAGGGAGCAACAAGAAGGCTGGTAACCATGTAAAGAGGAACAACAGAGCTGGGCTGGCCCTCTTTGTTGTCTACATCTTTTGTCtggacattttaaaatctttactGGTGCGGGAATCCCAGTCAGTCAGGCGAATAGAAAGTCATTACGAGTCAAGGGCAATTCAGACACCATGCCAAAGACCTGTGAGTGTACGTGTGTGGTGGAACAGACCATAAAATACTTCAGCATGCAAACACAAGGAAGGAAAGATTATTTTGATCACGTTTAAGAAAgctttgaaaaagaagaaatggacTAAAGCAGCCACATATCTGCTAAAATTGTCCAGACAGTCTGTGAGTGGCAATATAAGAGAAAGATAAGACCATTTTCACTCTTTTATGAGTTTAATTTACAAGATTAGTTTCCAAGACACTGAATcttgtgctgtttttgtcttgCAAATAAGACAGGCGTAAGTGTTTGGCTGAATTGTCTGGCATTGTTTTAGCAGACAAATAGCTTAAATAAGATTGTCTGCTGGACCAAAATCTCTCACTTCTGTTGTAAAGGTCAATAGCCTCCTTCCTGCTTCCATTTTTACTACACAGAAAATAAACCACAAGAAAAGCACCGAACAAAAAGAGCTGGTCATAACGGGCCGACACCCTCTGGCCATCGACAGTCGTTTATTTCCTGACTGCTGTGAGAATCCTTCAATCACAATCTGAAGTCCTCCATTTCCATCCGTCTTAACTTACAGTGAAGTCGTGTATAAATGCAAATACTTATTATTAGATTAACACAAGCAACATTACTGTACAAATGTGATCATCAAACATTTACTTAGTAGTTACTGAATCAGTTACATCCATGACGACAAGTGAGCCAAttacacaaatatttaaaagagattaaaaatgaaatacaattaagAAACATGTCGCAGTCTGTCGTCAGTGATCTGCTAAAATATCTTTTTGGGAATGCATTCGATAACTTTAAGATGTCTGtataaaaagttaaatgtgcAAAATCAGAGTATTTCTATAACCACTGTGTAAAGAGTGAGCTCTCTTTGCCTGTGTATCTTCAGCAGGTGTATCCAGGTGTTACTCCAGATGTTCTGTGTCTTCAGTAAACAGATCAGCCAGGTCGGCTACTGTCAGTACGGCTGCCTCCGAGTGCTTCATGGTGGTGCTGGTGTGActagaattaaaaaaacagattttatcaGTCCCTTCAGCCACCTGAATTACTTGGTTTTAACTACTTAGTATTCTGTGACTCTcaccttttctctgctgtcttcAGCATTGCCTGCATCCTCTCTTCAATAGTAGATTTGATTAAAAATCTGTGAACAAACGTTGGCCTGGtggacagagaaaaacacacaaattacacCCAATGTACAAAACTTTTCATCTAGGGTAGACTTTTTCTGATAAAGGAGAATTATTTAAACCATTGCAACACTTGTTACCTGCAGGTGGCTCAGATTAACAATAGCAGCATTTATTACTGTAATTACATATAGATCAAAACATCTACACATGTATATTTGCAGATCTAAAATACTGTTGTCTATTGACAGATTTAACTCCCTGCTTCTTACTTGGTTTGACCGATCCGGTGCACTCTGCCGATGGCCTGGAGCTCGTGAGCAGGGTTGAGGATCGGCTCCACCAGCAGCACGTGAGTCGCTTCGATGATGTTCAGACCGTTGGATCCGgtgtggagaggaaggaggaggatgttGATCTTTTCTTCGTATTTAAAGGAACACAGATTCTCCTGGAAAATTCAAGTCAATGCTCTAGTTACAATCACACAAGTCAAAGGATATCTTCATTTTTGGCTTGTGCTTAATTTGTTCGAGTACAACATGTGTGGGATTACTTTTGGGTTTCATTACAGCAATAATCTCTTAAACCAAAAATATGCTCATGGTAATGTTGTGTTTGGACAAAGAAGTGgggaaatgtttgaaatgaaaattcaaaCCTGGAATTTGTGAATCCCATTGATTTGAGAGAACTCCATGTTGTTGTCAAACAAGGCCTTCGCGATGATGTCCAGGACGCTGAGCCACTGTGCACGAAAACAAACTGGGTCAAATCCAAACTCGATATCGTCAATATAAATCTCACAGAGCGGGGATGGTTTACAGTTACCGTGGAGAAGACGAGACACTTGGCCCCGGGGTCAGTCACTTGAATCTTCTTCAGCGTTCTCACTACTGCTTCCACTTTGGTAGAGTGGCTTCCCTGACAaccacaggaggaggaaaattAGACTCACGTgtttaaattaatgaatatgGGCCAAATAAAGCTGTGTTAAATTATAATTAACATACATTATAAGGCATGAATCAAATATATAACCCCACCAGGTGAGCAACAAAATACATCCAACAAGATCTGGATCTAGTCATAACTaacataagaaaaataaatccagaTCTGAGGCAGAGTGCTGCTGACTGACCTTGACAGGTATGTCCTGGTCCTGGCTGGATGACTGGGTGGTGAACACGTAGGAGATCTCAGTGTGCGACGTGGTCTGCCTACAAATTGCACATTTGATGGCTCGCCGCCTCGAGCCCACGCTGTACTGCTCCACAATGATGGCAATGCACTCGTTGCAGAAGCAGTGGCCGCAGGTCAGCACTGCCCACTGGAAAAGAGAGTTAGACGAGACGATCAGAACAAAATGAGACACTACTTTTGGTTGgaaaaattatcattttatttgcaGAGTACATTTCTTAACATAGCGACAAAAtgcttaaagagacagagagacaatgatacaattaaactgtaaataatCAATTGAAATCATTCAAATCAGTTAACAGTCAGGTTAAAAAGCTTAAGACAGTCACATCTGTAAGTGGTAAAGATgtttcacatataaatacaatcTCTGAGACATTTAAAATCTACCACCATCTTAACAACACTCACCTCCTGTCCCAGGGGCCGGGCACAGATGGGACATGGCTCTGGGTTCAGCCCTCCAGTTGACTTGTCCTGGGACTGGAACAAAAGAATTTACTTTATTTGGACTGAGATTCAGACCACACAGTTTAAGATAAAGCTTCTGAAGGAAGTGGGACACAATTTGTGCTTTGTGCTGTTTAGTTACTATCAAACGTAAACTACCTTCTCCAGATTTGTGAGGTACAGAAACTGGCCGAGCTTCTTCTGGAGTTGAGACTTGGCCACCGCCTGGTCGTTCAGAAGCTTCACTCTGTTCTGCTCCACCTGCAGGCAAAGCAACCGGGGCAGAGGTCAGGAATGCAATAAAAATAGTTAAGGCAGAATATTACATCCTGAGAAACTttcaccaacaaaaacaaaacaattgtgCCCAACACTCGGTGAGAGTCAGGCTGCTTTCTCTCAATTTTTCTCTTGGTTTTGTGGCATTATGTTATTAAAGAGCATAAAAGAAACATCTTGTTCATATCCTCCTTATTACGAGAGTCTTATCTATCGCTCTGCTTCTCTGCTAAGCATGTCTGTGATTCTCAGTAGATCGGAGCCGTAGAGTGAGGGGAGATTGTCCACAAGTTAATGGACCGTGGATGGcgttgttttattgtctgtaacTCACCTCATGAGGCTCGATGATGTGCAGCAGTTTGGGCTTTGGTTCATCGGGCAGACGTACACGTAGTCTCTCAGTGGCCATACCCAGCTCATCGATGGCTGACACGTGATTCCTAAGCACCATCCAGTACTCATGTAGCACCTGAGAAGGGACAGAGGAAGCTTTCACTACAATGTTTCTCTAATTAATATCAGCACTTAGAACAGTCACACAATACAGAGGAGAATGTACAGATTTTTTAATTGCTGGAAAGGATTCTGTTGTTTCCCAAACTCTTCATCTTCAAGCACAACCTTTCTAAAAAGCCACAGATGGGTTCAAAGTGTGTGTACAGACCTTGTACTCCTTCTTCCAGTTCTCAAACAGCTCCATGAAAGTGTTgccctcctccaccagctccggGTCCATGCGCTTCCATTTGGCGAAGGACAGGATGGCTTTCAGCGTGCGCTCAGTCTCACTGGCTGCCCACAGACCTCGGCTGGTGGTGGGGAGACGGTCGTCCACCAGCCCGTCTTCATCCTCGATCATTTCTTCAAAGATGGCCGTCTGACCTTTCACCCTGTCAGGGAAATTTTCTCATTAATCAGCAACTCAGTTTTCATGCAATTTGAGTGATAGTCGGGTACAAAACGTAGCTCTACTTACGTGTGAGAAAACAGCTTGGACTCATAATCTGTGAAAAGTTCATCCGCTTTGCAAAAAACGCAACTAGAATATGACATGAGGGGAATATTAGTTACAACAAAAATTAAGTTAAACTGTCCAAATTTTAAAAGCAGATTTTCACATTTCTGAGGTTACACTAAGAGAAAATTTGGCCACAATTCCTGAAATCAAGCTTGATGTCTTACTTATTGAGCGGCAGTCTCATAGGCCTGAGGTGACAGACGGTGGCCTCGTCGATCACTTTCTGTGAAGCCGGGCCTTCAAGACTCTTCACCGCGTCTTGAACCGTCTTTTGGGATTTCATCAGATCTTGCATTTGGGATGTGAGTATGAATTGCAGACCACAGGCATCACGGAACCTGCAGGAGGTCGCAAGTGCTTTTAACACATTTGCGTTGTGATGAACTATTgtcctattttttttaaattaaataatttgtttaCTTGTCTGCCATGGAGAGCTTGTGTGCTTGTTGTTTGTAGCTGGATGTCAGCTCGTTCTTGACGCGGGACACCAGATCGTCGTCATTGGAGCACCGGATCGCCTTCTGGATGACATCCAGCCACCAGGGAGAGTTCAGCTTGACCTGGAGGAAGAAGTTAATCGTGTTAAGTTTCCTTTCTGAATGAATACAATCTGATCTTTAAGATTTGatatatgaagaaaatatgtttttggttCTGTCTTAACAAATATATTCttatcatctttaaaaaaagggtttcaacttttaatattaacaacaaGTGCTTCCATAAAAGAAATTCCATTTGAACGTAGCAAAATTAGAGCAATTAAACTGCTAATTACTGCAGTCTGGGGACACAACTGGATATTCTGATCTTGGGAGCCACACTCAAGTTTAAATTCAGGTTTATGCTTGGTATTAAGTTTTTATTAAAAGTCATCTCCCAATATATATGCATACAAACAATGATACTAAACAGCCTAACAGTAGATGTAAGAGGAGTTCTCACTTTGCGTTTCAGCTCCTTGATATTCTGTAGCACCGGCTGCAGACTCTGTAGAGCGTCTGCTACCTCAGAGTCGTATTTGGTCATGTAGTGCTGTCGAAGCTGCTCCGcctgcacagacacaaagacgAGTGAAAGAAAACTGCAGCTGCCATTCTTCCCATATCTTCTTCTTCAACACATCAAATACAAGAACTTTTCAATGACTGTCCGGGCTCAATTACCTCATCACTTAGTCGGTCGTCTCTCAGCGTAGGAGGTATCCCAGAATGCTTTGCGCTCAGCAGTTCCATCAAATTGTGGGTAGCATGAAGCCTCTGTTTTAACGCAAcagtaaaaaagacagagtaatcagaaatgtttatataaACTCACAGTATCCACTTATggtaagagggaaaaaaggaaatctgATGTGCATCATGACTCAATGTCAGTATAGTTAAAAAGGCAACTGTATTTGAACCTAATTCAATTTAAACCTAATTCTGTTGGCTGTTTCTTGACAGATGGAGGCTGTCTGAGAAATGAGACCCTTCATATGTTAATTAGGACAAAGACATGAATGGGATGAGGCTGTATACCTGTAAtgaatcagttttcagtctgcCTTTGTGCTCCTCTGATGAACGAAGCACTTCTCTATACAGCTCTACTGCGTCTGCAAACTCATCTGCAGGTGTCGAAAGAACCGTTGATGATTAGTGACACTCAATATGTCCGCCACATATGGAGCTAATGAGGCGTGCTATACAAACCGACCCCAGCACTCCCaagacacatatacacatatatctCCTTTCTGAAACAAAACATCTCGGTACAAAAAAGTGTTGGGGGACACAAAGATGAGATCGGGGCTTGAGTTTTGTGTGAACTGATTCCCATGGGAAACTGGGAGCAGATGAAGCACAAGGACAGAAGTGGGGATTTATACCTCTGATGATGTGGATTCCAGCCAGGCCATTGAGTGCGCACACCAATTGTCTGTGAGCTTCTTCACACTCCACTCGACATTTCTTCTGCAGGGACTTCAGGAGCTCTTCCATCGTCATGGTGCTGGGGAAGGGAGGCACGGCAGATAAAACCACTCAACAAAACCCTCCAATGCAAATGACACAGAATGGGTCaactttaaataaacacaaatacacaatgtATAATTGACAAAAAGGTCGCTGCAGTCTATTACCGCTACTATTTAGTCAAGAAAGATTGTTAATTAACCGCTGCAGCTTGCAGCTGCCTTCAGATAAAGACCTCTCCTCTTGTCTACGAGCAGCTTGAGAACATTAAGTGTCATCTACCTTTTCTGCAGAGGCAGGAACTCCCCCCTCACAGCCTGTGGATGGCAGCAAGCTTGGCGCAGCCTCAGCAGCGGGTACAGGATGGTGTTGACGGTGCGGCGGTCGAGGCTGCCGAGTTTGAGGCTCCAGTCAGAGATCTTCCTGAGTTTGACCAGTGCGTCCTGGGAGCAGACCTCGTGCTGACGGTGGTAGAAGTGACCCTCGACGGGCGAGAAGTGCAGCCAGTGcacctcctctgtctgtggGGGAATCTGGATCTGGAAAGCAAAGACAAGATCATCAAACACACCTCAACTACAACATTAAGTCAATTTAATTGTCTATAAGGGATTCTTTAAAAATTGTGTTCAAAGTTTTGTAACTGAGAATCAAATAGTCACAAATTTACCTGATCAATGACATCTTTTTTCGCTGATCGCCACAATAATTGAGCAATAACGTAGTAAAGAGGCTCCGTGTTTCCACGTCGATACGGACGATAGAGCAGCTGCTCCCACCAGTGTTTTACCCAGTACGGGTCCACTCCCAGGAAAAGTACAAGGCCATACAGATCTGTACACAAAACAATATCAATTCAGAGGAACGTAAACACTTGCGTTttcaagtggtattattgttgtcgctgctgctgcaaagACAACCAGATTGGAGGGGGAATCATCAAATGATATCACAATCTATTTAATCGCAATTACGATGCACAATCTAACTTGCATtctttttctcaattttgaaatgccctGTAGACCATAGTCacactttaattattttaaattactcCATTTGCAACATTACAACACAATActgtaataattaaaataattcacaagctcctcatccacCGTGTTAGTAGCTATAACTCACTTTGCATTATTTACTATTGATATTTTACTATTCAGAACGGATGTAAGAGGACGCTGAATACCATCGTCTCTTCGATTCGCAAACATTCATTCAAGGCCTGCTTTAATACTTGGGTATTATGcaatccttttttttgttattaccTTCTAAGCCTCTCTGGACAGGAGTGCCACTGACACACCAGCGGTTGACAGATGCAAGACGTAGTGCCATCTCTGCAGcctgacagaaaaataaaagcgaGCATAAATAACTCTGTGgacaggatcaataaagtattacAGACTATAGAAATAAGGTTATACAGACAGTAACTACCCATCCAATAAAACCTACAGGTACTTATTTTGGACTGACCTTCGCAGTGGGACACTCGACCATCTGAGCCTCGTCCAGACAGATCCGCCACCACTCCACAGCCACCAGAGGACTGGGTATGGCCATGTAACGCTTCTGGTTGCGGAAGCGGCGTCCGTCCTTGCTGTTACTGTGGGGAATGTCAACGTAGTTGAGCTCTGACCGCAGCACGTCGTAGGTGGTGATGACCACATCCTGCTCAGCGAGCATATGAGGCTGAATGAATCCGTGCTTCTTCACACCCTGATAAACCTGAGACGGAGAGGTCAAATTAATTAGCAAAGTACTTCGAGCTTTACAGTTTTGTCAGTGAGTGGTTTTTGGAAGAGCTAGAGAATGCTAATTAAAATGTGAGAGAGCCATAATTGATAAGAGAAGTGTGTAGGCGCATTAATGAAGAACACAAGTCAAGTGTGCCTCAGAGGTCTCTTCAACATTTATAATTCTTATTCTGTCTTGGAATTGACTGTGTGTAAAGacacaacagctgcagcagatggAGCGTAAACGCAGCAACAGCTACAGAGAACTTAACATCACACTTATCTGCCTTAATTGTGTAAAACTAACACTTGAGACAAAAGGCTGCGTGTAAGTAATGCCATCTTAATAATGTGTGACTGTGCAACTTGCATCAGGcttgacaaaacacacaagttgAAGAGGTTAGAGGTAGTTATGGCAACTAAGGctaaatttaaatgttatttagactttagacttttCAATTGAATGTACCCATCTACCCACCACACCAAATAAAGACACTTTCCAAACGTGCTGCTGGTGTGCAGAGGTTCTGATAACTGTGTCAGGGTGAGAATCTGACTTTTTTCGTTCCACCATCCATGATAGAAACATACGTAGTTGTGATGCTTTAAAACATTGGTACTCAATTTTATTTGTTAACGGCTAACATGGCTGATCATTCTATAgaaaatgcagctgtttttatttcaatgcTTCACCAGCAGGAAAAATAGTCACATTTGGGAACCTGAGAGACAAAAGACATCCTAACATTTGGCTCTAATTTCTGTTGAATTATCGCAGAAGTGTGAGATggtaacatgtaacatttcaacCCTGTGGATAAAAGAACATCTACATCCATCTACTTTCTCACCAGCACTCGCAGTGAGGAGGACCTGATGTGCCGGTTGATCTCCTCCACCCACTGGTGGCAGATGGAGCTCGGGGAGATGATGAGGGTGGCGCCGGTGGAGACGGGTTTCATGGCGACCAGGCAGTGAGGGCAGTAGAAAGGTGTCGTTTCAAGGCTTTCTTCTTTGTAGTTTACACAGTCTGCATGCTGCCACAGCTGGCAGTTCATACACTGGACGCGAGCCTTGTAGTCAACAATACCCAGTTCACCACAGATACACTCAAAGCGGTAATCCGGGGTGTTGAAAGGGAAAACAGATGCTCTGGTGGGTGTTTCTGTCTCCTCATGCGAGTCAAGCTGAGGAGCTTCTTCAGGTAGATCAACCAGTCTGGAAATGTCCTGTGTGTCTGACTTATCCTGAGACGTCTGTGAGGCTGTCGTGGACGTATCCAGCATGTTGTCTGACTGATCTGCCCTCTCCTTCAGACTTTCATCCCACTGCTTCTTTGTTTCCGTTTCCTTCTGTGCCAGACACTCAGATGTAGGAGAGTACAGATCCATTTGATCTTCTGTCAGAGAGTTTTGCAGAGCTGCTTCTGCCTTCTCTTTTGCTCGTCTCTGAAACATCTTCCTGGGCGTGCTCTCTGTGCTTTTATAAGTCtagcaaaaaaagaaatcagacaCAATTAGATAATACAACAAAGTAATATTtgtcacacaaaacattcaTATTTGAAGCTCTTTATTCTTACAGTCTTGGATGCTCCTGCTAACatcttctttgtctctttgtatttctttccCAGCTTAAACGACCCTGCCAAGCCTCGACCTTTGACCCGATCAACCAGCCCCTCATCTATCAGCTTCACCAGGGTCTTCTTGATGTGGTTACGGTTCTTTAAGAGGTCATAACCATAAGTGGCACGGATGTAGGTGAAGATGGCGTTGACGGAGGCCCCTTTGCCAGTTCTCATCTCCTTGATTGCAGTGAGGAGCATGACTCGCACAGCTGCACAGAAAAAATCTCAATCAAACTGCAGTGGCAATAAAAGCTGCGATGTGTGAAAGGATTGTGAGTGACATACTTGGGtatgatgcttttattttcgGCTGCACTTCGGTCTTGCAGCGGTTAACTTTCTGTCTTtcaaggggaggaggaggtacGAAGAAATTTACAGATTTTCCCTGCAAGAACAAAAgagattttacattttcacaggTTAGTTGATGCCTCCTATACAGAGcacgttaaaaaaaataaaacagtagaaAAATGTCCAATGTTATACGAATATTTCTATAACTGTTGCTGAGTTTTGAGGatatagagatgtctgccttatcttgaatataatggaattCAAAGCGCCAAAAAGATACATTTGAATGAAGAAATCATGACTTTACTTAGTCATAAAACAAGTTActcaaaataatacaaataaatagcACTGCAAGTTAAGTTAAAGTTGATATTCTGTCTTTTAAACTGTTGCTGCCTACTGATCCTCACCACAGGCAGGGTGAGGGTCTCCTGCGCCAGGCCCTGTCGAGTGTGAAACAGGATAAGAGCCAGAACTTCCACCGTCTTTCCCAGCCCCATTTCATCAGCCAGGATCCCACCAGGCCACTCAACACCCGCCAGGGGAAATTCTCGGATtaagctgaaaataaaaaaaataaaaatacttccATGTTGGTTCGGTTTGAGGTGTTGAGTTATTGAGATACAAGTTTATGACATCTTTGCCGTTGACCCACCACAATGGAGGTGAATGTTGTGCTGGTCAAATTGAAGAACACATTTCTCTGAAAGTTGTTAACAATAAAGTCAGCAGATTATTTTGagtaataaaaatattgtttctgGAAAAATAAGTTGCTCTTAAGCTTTtctaatgttatttttttatgttttgggcACCTTAAATAAATCCATTCATCCCTTTTGCTCAGTGATGGCAGCAAAGATTTTAGATCTTTCTAGGTAGCTAGAACTGTtagtaaaacagaaatatgtttttgtgatttaaGTGAATTGACCTGTTACCGTGAGGGGATTCAATTTCTTACCAGCCAGTAAAAGGGTTATAGAACAACTTCTTTCCACACAAGGTGATCATCTCCCTCCAGAGGAAATGCAGCATTTGTTCTGCAAAGACATAGGAATTATTGACAATCTTAACAGTCCTCATTGTTCTAATGAGCCTCTAATGGGCCTTTTCCACAACAGAAGCTTAATAACCTGTAACATAGAGGTTGCTTTTACATAATAGTCCTCTTTAACTAGAAAAGAATTAGTATAACCATCAGTCAAGAGTGCAGTAAAGAATCAGGGTGGCAATGTTCAGGTGTACCAGACCAAAAGTGAGTACCTTTAGGTGAAGTGTTCCTGAATTTCTCCCTCCTCAGCATCCAGTTGACAGCCTGGCTCTGATAGGGTCTGAGAACAGGAATAAGAGCTTTGTGCTGGACGTCGTATGTCACCTCCCGGTTCTCTCTCTGGTGCTGATGTCTGACGTAGTCGTAGAGTTCCTCGACATTTTGCCTCTCCAGGTCGGTGTCGCATTCCTCCTCATCATTCTCTACAACTTCtacatgaaaaacacagcagagaaatctTATTTTTCCAGACAGAATGTTTCTTATTATAATTACTGTTTAGGATTATACTCGCTTCAAGCCTCACACTGCTTTACATGAATTTAATGGTGAGGCAGTCGTGGTATTTGATGACTTGGATCAAAGCATGCATTAAAGCAGACACTTACCGGGGATAATAAAATCGTAGAAATACTCCATTAACTTCTGCATGAGTTGATTTGCTTTCTTCATCCGAGCATTTCCCTCACTGAGGAACTCGGGCTTCCCGAGCCCTGTTTCCAGCAAGTAAATCCCCACCTgccagacacacaaagacaacagcTATTGGAGGGAAGAACTTTGACTGTTCGCCAACATAAGGAGCAGGTATGAAGGTTTTCTTCATTCCAAACAAAAACTATGACAGTGGATTTGACTGTTTAAGGCTTTGGCTCCCAATGATGTTTACTGCTTCAGTGCACTGATATAATTTAAGAtaattatgtttattgttaaactttaaaatatcctgctactgttacatatctttgtaaCAGGGTGTTTGATAGCCACATATATGCAGATATTGTGTGTATATTGGCAGATATATCGATATCAAATTTTTTTACTTCCCAATATCAGCATTGACCCCAAATATCAAGTATTAGTTGGGCTCTAATCTCATTCTCTTTTCTTTGAAATATCTTATATCTCATATATCTCATACCTTGACTGACTCCCCTTTAGTCTGGTGGCAGAGCTGCACCACCCTCCTCTTCTGCAGCCAGTCGAAGTCCTCCAGTGGGATCACACTGAGGCTGTACTCCGCTGTACAAGTGTCCTCATCAGGCCGCCACTGCAGTCCTGAACTCTCATCACAGCTACTGTAACTGACGCAGAGCTGCTCACCCATCCTGTGGAGGATGAAAGCTCTCTGTTCACAGTCAGATGGGATCCAAGCCGGCCGGATGCTGAACTCCCCAATGAGCGCCTTCCAGATGTGGCCCAGCTTCGAAGCTGGCTCCACGGTGAGGGCCAGGGAGGCTGAGGCAGAGACGCCATCTGACGACGTACCAGGGAGTTCCTCTGTAAACCGGACAGTGCTGGTACAGGCCGTCTCTGTGACGTCCTCGGCGGTCGAGAGCAAGGTGCTACTGGGAGTCGGGTCTACAGGAAGAACGGAGGAGGTTGGTATCTGGTCATCTTCCTGAATCGTCTCGTTCTTGCGGTCCTC
It contains:
- the shprh gene encoding E3 ubiquitin-protein ligase SHPRH, which produces MSSRRKRAPPVRVDEEDKKRLNWNMLEDRKNETIQEDDQIPTSSVLPVDPTPSSTLLSTAEDVTETACTSTVRFTEELPGTSSDGVSASASLALTVEPASKLGHIWKALIGEFSIRPAWIPSDCEQRAFILHRMGEQLCVSYSSCDESSGLQWRPDEDTCTAEYSLSVIPLEDFDWLQKRRVVQLCHQTKGESVKVGIYLLETGLGKPEFLSEGNARMKKANQLMQKLMEYFYDFIIPEVVENDEEECDTDLERQNVEELYDYVRHQHQRENREVTYDVQHKALIPVLRPYQSQAVNWMLRREKFRNTSPKEQMLHFLWREMITLCGKKLFYNPFTGCLIREFPLAGVEWPGGILADEMGLGKTVEVLALILFHTRQGLAQETLTLPVGKSVNFFVPPPPLERQKVNRCKTEVQPKIKASYPTVRVMLLTAIKEMRTGKGASVNAIFTYIRATYGYDLLKNRNHIKKTLVKLIDEGLVDRVKGRGLAGSFKLGKKYKETKKMLAGASKTTYKSTESTPRKMFQRRAKEKAEAALQNSLTEDQMDLYSPTSECLAQKETETKKQWDESLKERADQSDNMLDTSTTASQTSQDKSDTQDISRLVDLPEEAPQLDSHEETETPTRASVFPFNTPDYRFECICGELGIVDYKARVQCMNCQLWQHADCVNYKEESLETTPFYCPHCLVAMKPVSTGATLIISPSSICHQWVEEINRHIRSSSLRVLVYQGVKKHGFIQPHMLAEQDVVITTYDVLRSELNYVDIPHSNSKDGRRFRNQKRYMAIPSPLVAVEWWRICLDEAQMVECPTAKAAEMALRLASVNRWCVSGTPVQRGLEDLYGLVLFLGVDPYWVKHWWEQLLYRPYRRGNTEPLYYVIAQLLWRSAKKDVIDQIQIPPQTEEVHWLHFSPVEGHFYHRQHEVCSQDALVKLRKISDWSLKLGSLDRRTVNTILYPLLRLRQACCHPQAVRGEFLPLQKSTMTMEELLKSLQKKCRVECEEAHRQLVCALNGLAGIHIIRDEFADAVELYREVLRSSEEHKGRLKTDSLQRLHATHNLMELLSAKHSGIPPTLRDDRLSDEAEQLRQHYMTKYDSEVADALQSLQPVLQNIKELKRKVKLNSPWWLDVIQKAIRCSNDDDLVSRVKNELTSSYKQQAHKLSMADKFRDACGLQFILTSQMQDLMKSQKTVQDAVKSLEGPASQKVIDEATVCHLRPMRLPLNNCVFCKADELFTDYESKLFSHTVKGQTAIFEEMIEDEDGLVDDRLPTTSRGLWAASETERTLKAILSFAKWKRMDPELVEEGNTFMELFENWKKEYKVLHEYWMVLRNHVSAIDELGMATERLRVRLPDEPKPKLLHIIEPHEVEQNRVKLLNDQAVAKSQLQKKLGQFLYLTNLEKSQDKSTGGLNPEPCPICARPLGQEWAVLTCGHCFCNECIAIIVEQYSVGSRRRAIKCAICRQTTSHTEISYVFTTQSSSQDQDIPVKGSHSTKVEAVVRTLKKIQVTDPGAKCLVFSTWLSVLDIIAKALFDNNMEFSQINGIHKFQENLCSFKYEEKINILLLPLHTGSNGLNIIEATHVLLVEPILNPAHELQAIGRVHRIGQTKPTFVHRFLIKSTIEERMQAMLKTAEKSHTSTTMKHSEAAVLTVADLADLFTEDTEHLE